From Homalodisca vitripennis isolate AUS2020 chromosome 1, UT_GWSS_2.1, whole genome shotgun sequence, the proteins below share one genomic window:
- the LOC124370385 gene encoding nocturnin isoform X3 yields MMGSFNSAPKILNEDTQDDDVTLPARMSQDQLLTHCRQQMSPPSLISRHFRHLQTDCSESKPSTLRILQWNLLSQALGQNNDNFVSCPEAALEWSRRRNLIADEIVRYSPDIICLQEVDHFKYLQKVLGTQGFRGMFFPKPDSPCMYIKGNNGPDGCAIFYQTERYQLVRTETRVLEVWRVQSNQVAILMILRDKETDEEICVATTHLKARNGALLSALRNEQGKDLLEFVAQHAGNRPVILSGDFNAEPIEPIYSTVLSHDLLRLTSAYGQGAEPPYTTWKIREEGEVCHTIDYVFCSRDRFTTTNLLEFPSGEEIGIDRIPSFSYPSDHFSLVCDLDLHPAKL; encoded by the exons AT GATGGGCAGTTTTAACTCGGCGCCCAAGATCCTGAACGAGGATACGCAAGATGACGATGTGACGCTTCCTGCCAGGATGTCGCAGGACCAGCTGCTGACGCATTGTCGCCAGCAGATGTCCCCGCCGTCGCTGATATCTCGTCACTTCCGCCATCTGCAAACAG ATTGCAGTGAATCCAAGCCTTCCACACTGAGGATCCTGCAGTGGAATCTTCTGTCACAAG CTCTGGGACAGAACAATGACAACTTCGTCTCCTGTCCCGAAGCTGCCCTGGAGTGGAGCCGCCGAAGGAATCTGATAGCTGACGAGATTGTCAGATACAGCCCTGACATCATCTGTCTACAG gAAGTGGATCATTTCAAGTACCTTCAGAAGGTTTTGGGTACTCAGGGGTTCCGTGGCATGTTCTTCCCCAAGCCGGATTCACCCTGTATGTACATCAAGGGCAACAATGGACCGGACGGCTGTGCTATCTTCTACCAGACCGAACGATACCAGCTGGTTCGCACTGAGACCAGAGTTCTGGAGGTCTGGAGGGTCCAGAGCAACCAg GTAGCAATTCTGATGATTCTCCGGGACAAGGAAACAGATGAAGAGATCTGCGTGGCCACAACACATCTAAAAGCTCGTAACGGTGCTCTATTATCGGCACTGCGCAACGAGCAAGGCAAAGATCTGCTAGAATTTGTTGCCCAGCACGCTGGCAACCGACCAGTCATCCTCTCCGGAGACTTTAATGCTGAGCCAATAGAACCCATCTACTCCACCGTTCTCTCTCATGACCTCTTGCGTCTCACCAGTGCCTATGGCCAAGGGGCAGAACCTCCCTACACCACCTGGAAGATCAG GGAGGAGGGTGAAGTGTGCCACACGATAGACTACGTGTTCTGTTCCCGAGACCGTTTCACAACAACCAACCTCCTAGAGTTTCCGTCTGGGGAGGAGATCGGAATCGACCGCATCCCTTCCTTCTCTTACCCCTCAGACCACTTCTCATTGGTGTGTGACCTGGATCTTCATCCCGCCAAGTTGTAA
- the LOC124370385 gene encoding nocturnin isoform X2: MLPALRIITRRVIRMGSFNSAPKILNEDTQDDDVTLPARMSQDQLLTHCRQQMSPPSLISRHFRHLQTDCSESKPSTLRILQWNLLSQALGQNNDNFVSCPEAALEWSRRRNLIADEIVRYSPDIICLQEVDHFKYLQKVLGTQGFRGMFFPKPDSPCMYIKGNNGPDGCAIFYQTERYQLVRTETRVLEVWRVQSNQVAILMILRDKETDEEICVATTHLKARNGALLSALRNEQGKDLLEFVAQHAGNRPVILSGDFNAEPIEPIYSTVLSHDLLRLTSAYGQGAEPPYTTWKIREEGEVCHTIDYVFCSRDRFTTTNLLEFPSGEEIGIDRIPSFSYPSDHFSLVCDLDLHPAKL, encoded by the exons GATGGGCAGTTTTAACTCGGCGCCCAAGATCCTGAACGAGGATACGCAAGATGACGATGTGACGCTTCCTGCCAGGATGTCGCAGGACCAGCTGCTGACGCATTGTCGCCAGCAGATGTCCCCGCCGTCGCTGATATCTCGTCACTTCCGCCATCTGCAAACAG ATTGCAGTGAATCCAAGCCTTCCACACTGAGGATCCTGCAGTGGAATCTTCTGTCACAAG CTCTGGGACAGAACAATGACAACTTCGTCTCCTGTCCCGAAGCTGCCCTGGAGTGGAGCCGCCGAAGGAATCTGATAGCTGACGAGATTGTCAGATACAGCCCTGACATCATCTGTCTACAG gAAGTGGATCATTTCAAGTACCTTCAGAAGGTTTTGGGTACTCAGGGGTTCCGTGGCATGTTCTTCCCCAAGCCGGATTCACCCTGTATGTACATCAAGGGCAACAATGGACCGGACGGCTGTGCTATCTTCTACCAGACCGAACGATACCAGCTGGTTCGCACTGAGACCAGAGTTCTGGAGGTCTGGAGGGTCCAGAGCAACCAg GTAGCAATTCTGATGATTCTCCGGGACAAGGAAACAGATGAAGAGATCTGCGTGGCCACAACACATCTAAAAGCTCGTAACGGTGCTCTATTATCGGCACTGCGCAACGAGCAAGGCAAAGATCTGCTAGAATTTGTTGCCCAGCACGCTGGCAACCGACCAGTCATCCTCTCCGGAGACTTTAATGCTGAGCCAATAGAACCCATCTACTCCACCGTTCTCTCTCATGACCTCTTGCGTCTCACCAGTGCCTATGGCCAAGGGGCAGAACCTCCCTACACCACCTGGAAGATCAG GGAGGAGGGTGAAGTGTGCCACACGATAGACTACGTGTTCTGTTCCCGAGACCGTTTCACAACAACCAACCTCCTAGAGTTTCCGTCTGGGGAGGAGATCGGAATCGACCGCATCCCTTCCTTCTCTTACCCCTCAGACCACTTCTCATTGGTGTGTGACCTGGATCTTCATCCCGCCAAGTTGTAA